Proteins encoded together in one Thermomicrobiales bacterium window:
- a CDS encoding VWA domain-containing protein: MALTRFGTRYSRWDGTQQVDELSADDLMRAMSDELVRDGDLMNALRRLFWEGVDRPDADRLPGLRDLMNRVRQARQEQMQRYDLGSMLDDIRERLQDVIDTERSGIRQRLEEANQSPEDGGGDANDADPEHAANEDEGESPGNGLRELLNSIADKRNQQLDALPDDPAGRIRGLQQYDFMDQQARQKFQELMDQLQQQMMNQTFQGMQQSLSQMTPEQIAETRQMMSDLNDMLEAKNRGEDPGFEQFMHKWGHYFGNNIRSLEDLIEHMRQQTAAMQQLMDSMSQEQRSELQGIMQAIMQDPGLQQEMSRMQQNLQQTMRPEDWRRSYDFSGDESLTLQQAMRMLDRMNELDDLEKQFKDVRDWNDFANIDQDKVQELLGEDTREQMDQLGQLAKVLEDAGYIKKTRRGFELTPQGVRKIGEKALTDIFAQLKRDRIGAHEINRQGGAGERTDTSKPYEFGDPFLLDLESTVMNAVQREGRGTPLKIVPSDFEVYRTEYSTRSSTVLMIDMSRSMFYSDSFTSAKRIALALDSLIRSKYPRDTLELVGFSYIAEPLKQADLPTLTWNEYQYGTNMQHGFQLARQMLGRHKGANRQIIIITDGEPTAHIENGQVYFNWPPMPRTFQETLKEVVRCTRDGIKINTFMLERTPMMIEFVNDLMRINGGRVFYATPDKLGEYILVDYVANKRRWVS; the protein is encoded by the coding sequence ATGGCACTCACACGATTCGGCACCCGCTACTCACGATGGGACGGAACACAGCAAGTCGACGAACTCAGCGCGGATGATTTGATGCGCGCCATGTCGGACGAGCTCGTGCGCGACGGCGATCTCATGAACGCGCTGCGTCGTCTCTTTTGGGAAGGGGTCGATCGGCCAGACGCCGATCGCCTGCCAGGATTGCGCGATCTCATGAACCGCGTTCGTCAAGCCCGCCAGGAACAAATGCAGCGGTACGACCTCGGTTCCATGCTCGACGACATTCGCGAGCGTTTGCAGGACGTGATCGACACCGAACGTTCGGGCATTCGACAGCGCCTGGAGGAGGCGAATCAGTCGCCCGAAGACGGCGGCGGTGACGCGAACGATGCTGACCCGGAACATGCGGCGAACGAAGACGAAGGTGAGTCGCCTGGCAACGGGCTACGCGAATTGCTGAATTCGATTGCCGACAAGCGCAACCAACAACTCGATGCCTTGCCAGACGATCCCGCTGGCCGGATCCGGGGGCTGCAGCAGTACGACTTCATGGATCAGCAGGCCCGGCAGAAGTTTCAGGAACTGATGGATCAGCTGCAGCAGCAGATGATGAATCAGACGTTCCAGGGGATGCAGCAGTCGCTAAGCCAAATGACCCCGGAGCAGATCGCCGAAACACGTCAGATGATGAGCGACCTGAACGACATGCTCGAAGCCAAGAACCGGGGCGAAGATCCAGGCTTCGAACAGTTCATGCACAAATGGGGACACTATTTCGGCAACAACATTCGCTCACTCGAGGACCTGATCGAGCACATGCGGCAACAGACCGCGGCCATGCAGCAGCTGATGGACTCGATGAGCCAGGAGCAACGCTCCGAGCTGCAGGGAATTATGCAGGCAATCATGCAGGATCCCGGGCTTCAGCAGGAAATGTCCCGCATGCAGCAGAACCTGCAACAGACGATGCGTCCGGAGGACTGGCGGCGCAGCTACGACTTCTCCGGTGATGAGTCATTGACGTTGCAGCAAGCGATGCGCATGCTCGACCGGATGAACGAGCTCGACGACCTCGAAAAACAGTTCAAGGATGTGCGCGACTGGAACGATTTCGCGAACATCGACCAGGACAAGGTCCAGGAATTGCTCGGTGAGGACACTCGCGAGCAAATGGATCAGCTCGGCCAGCTCGCCAAGGTGCTCGAAGACGCGGGCTACATTAAGAAGACGCGGCGCGGTTTCGAGCTGACTCCCCAGGGGGTTCGCAAGATCGGCGAAAAGGCGCTCACGGACATCTTCGCCCAGCTCAAGCGCGACCGGATCGGCGCGCATGAAATCAATCGCCAGGGAGGAGCAGGGGAGCGGACGGACACATCGAAACCCTACGAATTTGGCGACCCGTTTCTGCTCGATCTCGAATCGACCGTCATGAACGCGGTGCAGCGTGAGGGTCGCGGGACGCCGCTCAAGATCGTACCGAGTGATTTCGAGGTCTATCGAACCGAATACTCGACACGCTCATCGACGGTGCTGATGATCGACATGAGCCGGTCGATGTTCTATTCCGACAGCTTCACCAGCGCCAAACGGATCGCGCTGGCGCTCGACTCGCTCATTCGGAGCAAGTACCCACGCGACACACTCGAGCTGGTCGGCTTCTCGTACATTGCCGAGCCGCTCAAGCAAGCCGATCTGCCGACCTTGACCTGGAACGAATACCAGTACGGCACCAACATGCAGCATGGCTTCCAGCTCGCGCGGCAGATGCTCGGGCGACATAAGGGAGCAAATCGTCAGATCATCATCATTACCGACGGCGAGCCGACCGCGCATATCGAGAACGGGCAGGTCTATTTCAACTGGCCGCCCATGCCGCGCACCTTCCAGGAAACACTCAAGGAAGTGGTTCGCTGCACTCGCGACGGCATCAAGATCAACACCTTCATGCTGGAGCGGACTCCGATGATGATCGAGTTCGTCAACGACCTGATGCGAATCAACGGCGGACGCGTTTTCTACGCCACACCGGACAAGCTGGGCGAATACATACTGGTCGACTATGTTGCGAACAAGCGCCGCTGGGTGAGCTAG
- a CDS encoding magnesium and cobalt transport protein CorA yields the protein MIVNNVIYVDGKEASTPKTIEETSELILATRGMAWMGLHEPTPEEFQAVADEFGIHELAVDDAVQAHQRPKIERYGDVVFIVLRTVHYVDPEEIIDFGEIHLFVGADFIIVIRHGAEPDLRKVRRRLEEDSELLALGPAAVLYGIMDQVVDDYRTVVSDLEHDIDEIETEVFGGQPDVSRRTYSLAREVIDFQRAVAPLSAILATIVEGRDGLTIDPKLSAYFRDVQDHVAQVEEQVQSYREILQNVLSVNIAIIGLQRNEEVQRLSEISLRQNDEVKKISAWAAIIFAPTLVGTIYGMNFDHMPELHWKLGYPLSLLMMLGVGVVLWAVFKRKGWLSSE from the coding sequence GTGATCGTCAACAACGTGATCTATGTGGACGGCAAGGAAGCGTCCACCCCCAAGACAATCGAAGAAACGTCCGAGCTCATTCTCGCGACGCGCGGGATGGCATGGATGGGCCTCCACGAGCCCACTCCCGAGGAGTTTCAGGCGGTTGCCGATGAGTTCGGCATTCACGAGCTTGCCGTTGACGATGCTGTCCAGGCCCACCAGCGACCGAAAATCGAGCGATACGGCGACGTCGTCTTCATCGTCTTGCGCACGGTCCACTATGTCGATCCGGAAGAAATCATCGACTTCGGCGAGATCCATCTCTTCGTTGGCGCCGACTTCATCATCGTTATCCGGCATGGCGCCGAACCGGACTTGCGTAAGGTCCGGCGCCGCCTCGAAGAAGACTCGGAGTTGCTTGCGCTGGGGCCGGCTGCCGTGCTCTACGGCATCATGGACCAGGTCGTCGACGACTACCGAACTGTGGTCAGCGATCTCGAGCACGACATCGACGAGATCGAGACGGAAGTGTTCGGCGGCCAGCCAGATGTTTCCAGGCGGACCTATTCGCTCGCGCGCGAGGTAATCGATTTCCAGCGGGCGGTTGCGCCTTTGAGCGCAATCCTTGCCACGATCGTCGAGGGACGCGACGGTCTCACGATCGATCCGAAGCTCAGCGCCTATTTTCGAGACGTCCAGGATCATGTCGCGCAAGTCGAGGAGCAGGTGCAGTCCTATCGGGAGATTCTGCAGAACGTTCTGAGCGTCAACATCGCCATCATCGGGCTACAACGCAATGAAGAGGTGCAGCGGCTCTCCGAGATCTCGCTTCGTCAGAACGACGAGGTCAAGAAGATCTCTGCCTGGGCTGCCATCATCTTCGCCCCAACGCTGGTCGGGACGATCTATGGCATGAACTTCGACCACATGCCGGAACTGCACTGGAAGCTGGGCTACCCGTTGTCGCTGTTGATGATGTTGGGGGTCGGCGTCGTTCTGTGGGCGGTCTTCAAGCGCAAGGGCTGGCTCTCGTCTGAATAG
- a CDS encoding VTT domain-containing protein — protein MLPVDISHLIETVGYVGIFLIIFAETGLLIGFFLPGDSLLFTAGFLASQDILNIWILVPVCVVAAVLGDQVGYSLGKRYGRGYFNKPESRLFKPKNLLLAEEFFEKHGGRAIILARFIPFARTFVPVVAGISQMPYRHFASYNVIGAVLWGAGLPILGYFLGSAIPSVDHYLLPVIALILFISVLPSAYHMWKENGDRIKYITRVQLREIFGKGDAE, from the coding sequence ATGCTCCCGGTCGATATCAGTCACCTCATCGAAACAGTCGGCTATGTCGGCATCTTCCTCATCATCTTTGCCGAAACCGGGCTCCTCATCGGGTTTTTTCTTCCGGGTGACAGTCTCCTCTTCACCGCCGGTTTCCTCGCGTCGCAGGACATTCTGAACATCTGGATCCTGGTGCCTGTGTGTGTTGTAGCGGCGGTGCTCGGCGACCAGGTCGGCTACTCGCTCGGCAAACGATATGGCCGCGGGTATTTCAACAAACCGGAGTCACGTCTCTTCAAACCGAAGAATCTCCTGCTGGCGGAAGAATTCTTCGAGAAGCACGGAGGGCGAGCGATCATCCTCGCGCGGTTCATTCCGTTTGCGCGTACCTTCGTGCCCGTTGTTGCCGGGATCTCGCAGATGCCGTATCGGCATTTCGCGTCGTACAACGTCATCGGCGCAGTGCTGTGGGGCGCTGGATTGCCGATCCTGGGGTACTTCCTCGGCAGCGCGATCCCGAGTGTGGACCACTATCTCCTGCCGGTGATCGCGTTGATCCTGTTCATTTCGGTGTTGCCGTCGGCCTATCACATGTGGAAAGAGAACGGCGACCGGATCAAGTACATCACCCGGGTCCAGCTGCGGGAGATCTTCGGCAAGGGTGACGCCGAGTAA
- a CDS encoding maltose ABC transporter substrate-binding protein, whose translation MMHGRMSRATSLVMAFLLTMTFFASGMAPAHAQDSGSLTLWHGWTGSEADALNKEIIPAWQAANPGITINVLAVPFDQLKNKYQTEVATGGGPDLLIGPADWTGELASADLIKPLNGLVPEETLSQYVPSAVQALTFDGQLYGLPESIETVALFYNTDLVPTAPANSTELAQMSGEIAGANAGTFGFALYSNFYHPAGYLFGWGGQIFTEEMTSAFNSPETVSFLSWLKDLTSQPGVTYQNDDGAISSLFKEGKAAMVINGPWAVADYQAALGEDKVGVAPLPVISENGDAPALPFLGVKQIMVNSNLNDDQAALAAKFAEFFTGAEVGQILADSAGHLPANTGVDVSANPIASAFVAQAANSTPMPTVPEMGQVWTPAQDMIGKVLDGSATPEQAAADAAKQIDDAISLMDA comes from the coding sequence ATGATGCACGGACGAATGTCACGCGCAACGTCGCTGGTCATGGCTTTCCTGTTGACCATGACCTTTTTCGCATCTGGGATGGCTCCTGCCCATGCGCAGGATTCAGGCTCCCTCACACTGTGGCATGGCTGGACCGGTTCAGAGGCCGACGCTCTGAACAAGGAGATCATCCCTGCCTGGCAAGCCGCGAATCCAGGCATCACGATCAACGTGCTGGCGGTCCCTTTCGATCAGCTCAAGAACAAGTATCAGACCGAAGTCGCCACCGGCGGCGGTCCGGACCTGCTGATCGGTCCGGCTGACTGGACTGGCGAGCTTGCGAGCGCCGATCTCATCAAACCGCTGAACGGTCTGGTCCCCGAAGAGACGCTCAGCCAGTACGTCCCCTCGGCGGTCCAGGCTCTGACATTCGACGGGCAACTCTACGGACTGCCGGAGAGCATCGAGACGGTCGCGCTCTTCTACAACACCGACCTGGTTCCCACCGCGCCCGCAAACTCGACCGAGCTGGCGCAGATGTCTGGCGAGATCGCCGGTGCAAATGCAGGCACCTTTGGCTTCGCGCTCTATTCGAACTTCTACCATCCCGCCGGGTATCTCTTCGGATGGGGCGGGCAAATCTTCACGGAGGAGATGACGTCGGCATTCAATTCGCCAGAGACCGTCTCCTTCCTGAGCTGGCTGAAAGACCTCACCTCTCAGCCGGGCGTCACGTACCAGAACGATGACGGCGCCATCAGCTCGCTGTTCAAAGAGGGCAAGGCCGCTATGGTCATCAATGGCCCGTGGGCGGTTGCCGACTACCAGGCTGCGCTCGGCGAGGACAAGGTGGGCGTGGCCCCGTTGCCGGTCATCTCCGAAAACGGAGACGCCCCAGCCCTTCCCTTCCTGGGTGTGAAGCAAATCATGGTCAATTCGAACCTGAACGACGACCAGGCTGCGTTGGCCGCCAAGTTCGCCGAGTTCTTCACCGGCGCCGAGGTCGGTCAAATCCTGGCCGATAGCGCGGGTCATCTGCCGGCCAACACTGGTGTCGACGTGTCGGCCAATCCAATTGCGAGCGCATTCGTGGCGCAGGCCGCTAACTCCACGCCAATGCCGACGGTTCCCGAGATGGGACAGGTTTGGACCCCGGCGCAAGACATGATCGGCAAGGTGCTCGACGGCAGCGCCACGCCAGAGCAAGCGGCTGCGGACGCGGCCAAGCAAATCGACGACGCCATCAGCCTGATGGACGCGTAG
- a CDS encoding TrpB-like pyridoxal phosphate-dependent enzyme, with amino-acid sequence MGKDRTTKYLLTEDQLSEAWYNVQADLPSPLPPPLHPGTGQPIGPEDLAPLFPMELIKQEVSQERYIEIPQAVQDVYRLWRPTPLYRARGLEKTLDLPANVKIFYKYEGVSPSGSHKPNTAVPQAYYNKEAGVARIATETGAGQWGSSLAMACAFFGIDLKVYMVKISYAQKPYRRAMMETWGAECVASPSMDTNAGRAILATDPDSTGSLGIAISEAVEDAATREDTKYALGSVLNHVLMHQTVIGQEAIKQLEMADAEPDVIIGCAGGGSNFAGLILPFMPAKLAGGKARIIAVEPAACPTLTRGVFAYDFGDTAGMTPLLKMHTLGHTFMPAGIHAGGLRYHGMAPLISHLYDLGYLEAQAVKQVAAFEAAVTFARSEGIIPAPEPTHAIRVAIDEALLAKEAGEARTILFNLSGHGAVDMAAYDTFLSGSLQDYEHPAAAIEEAMTHIPQVG; translated from the coding sequence ATGGGCAAAGACCGGACGACCAAGTACCTGCTGACCGAGGATCAACTCTCAGAAGCCTGGTACAACGTGCAGGCAGATCTGCCATCGCCGCTGCCGCCGCCGCTGCATCCTGGCACCGGCCAACCGATTGGACCGGAAGACCTGGCTCCGCTCTTTCCGATGGAGCTGATCAAGCAGGAAGTCAGCCAGGAGCGCTACATCGAGATCCCCCAGGCGGTGCAGGATGTCTATCGCCTTTGGCGGCCAACGCCGCTCTACCGCGCGCGCGGTCTCGAGAAGACGCTCGACCTGCCGGCCAATGTCAAGATCTTCTACAAGTACGAAGGTGTGAGCCCTTCAGGCAGCCACAAGCCGAACACCGCTGTGCCGCAGGCCTACTACAACAAGGAGGCCGGAGTCGCGCGCATCGCTACGGAGACCGGCGCCGGCCAATGGGGCAGCTCACTGGCGATGGCGTGCGCGTTCTTCGGGATCGATCTCAAGGTTTACATGGTCAAGATCTCCTATGCGCAGAAGCCCTATCGCAGAGCGATGATGGAGACTTGGGGCGCCGAATGCGTCGCCAGCCCGAGCATGGATACGAACGCCGGGCGCGCCATTCTTGCCACCGATCCCGATTCCACCGGCTCGCTTGGCATCGCCATTTCCGAAGCGGTCGAGGATGCGGCCACCCGCGAGGACACCAAGTACGCACTCGGCTCCGTGCTCAATCACGTGCTGATGCACCAGACCGTCATCGGGCAGGAAGCCATCAAGCAACTCGAGATGGCCGACGCGGAGCCAGATGTCATCATCGGTTGCGCCGGCGGCGGTTCGAACTTCGCCGGACTCATCCTCCCCTTCATGCCAGCCAAACTCGCCGGCGGCAAGGCACGCATCATCGCCGTGGAACCGGCCGCCTGCCCAACATTGACCCGAGGTGTCTTCGCGTACGACTTCGGGGATACCGCGGGCATGACGCCGCTCCTCAAGATGCACACCCTCGGGCACACGTTCATGCCGGCGGGAATCCATGCCGGTGGTCTGCGCTATCACGGAATGGCTCCGCTGATCAGCCATCTCTACGATTTGGGATACCTGGAAGCGCAGGCGGTCAAGCAGGTCGCGGCGTTCGAGGCGGCAGTCACCTTCGCGCGGTCGGAAGGCATCATCCCGGCGCCGGAACCGACCCACGCCATCCGCGTGGCAATCGACGAGGCGCTGCTCGCCAAGGAAGCCGGCGAGGCACGCACGATCCTCTTCAACCTGAGTGGTCACGGCGCGGTCGATATGGCCGCGTACGACACATTCCTCTCCGGGTCGTTGCAGGATTATGAGCACCCGGCAGCGGCCATCGAAGAAGCCATGACCCATATCCCGCAGGTCGGCTAG
- a CDS encoding phosphoribosyltransferase family protein, whose amino-acid sequence MGAPSSPAEGGFFQSVREHAFAHPAEQDLARILSFYRIRWVYEPTTFHLEFREDGRPAEQITPDFYLPDHDLFIELTTMRQRLVTRKNRKIRRLREIFPSVQIKLLYRKDYDRLIGAYPALDHIADPRLAETVFDAVAVQRRLRELACEIYESSESLASLAEEGGRQRIAPLHLIGVGPGSSRILADLSTHLDAHACCVSTDMLALSRYAGNENEQVRLGRSLSAPVDGRDVVLVADIVSSGLSLVYLTDWLRSKGARSVRVCTLLDREDARIIEIPLDFVGFRAPDEVLVGYGLSSYPQFSTLPFIASIHDAEDLNA is encoded by the coding sequence GTGGGCGCTCCGTCATCGCCGGCAGAGGGTGGTTTCTTCCAGTCGGTACGGGAGCACGCGTTCGCCCATCCAGCAGAACAGGATCTGGCGCGGATCCTCTCGTTCTACCGCATCCGCTGGGTGTACGAGCCCACAACCTTTCACCTCGAGTTCCGCGAAGATGGTCGCCCTGCCGAACAGATCACTCCGGACTTCTATCTTCCCGATCACGATCTCTTCATCGAATTGACTACCATGCGCCAGCGGCTGGTGACCCGCAAGAACCGCAAGATTCGTCGCCTGCGCGAGATCTTTCCCTCGGTTCAGATCAAGTTGCTCTATCGCAAGGATTACGATCGCCTGATCGGCGCGTATCCAGCGCTGGATCACATTGCCGATCCGCGGCTTGCGGAAACGGTCTTCGATGCAGTCGCGGTCCAGCGGCGGCTGCGCGAACTCGCTTGCGAGATCTACGAATCGAGCGAGTCGCTCGCGTCACTTGCCGAGGAAGGGGGCCGGCAACGGATTGCGCCGTTGCACCTGATCGGTGTTGGTCCCGGGTCGAGCCGCATTCTCGCCGATCTCTCCACACACCTCGACGCCCATGCCTGCTGTGTATCCACTGACATGCTGGCGCTCTCACGCTATGCCGGCAACGAAAACGAGCAGGTTCGTTTGGGCCGGTCGCTCAGCGCGCCGGTGGATGGCCGGGATGTTGTGTTGGTGGCGGATATCGTCAGCAGCGGGTTGAGCCTCGTCTATCTCACAGACTGGTTGCGCAGCAAGGGGGCGCGAAGCGTGCGCGTTTGCACGTTGCTCGACCGGGAGGACGCGCGCATCATCGAGATACCGCTCGATTTCGTCGGTTTCCGCGCGCCGGATGAGGTGCTCGTTGGATACGGTCTCTCGTCCTATCCGCAGTTCAGCACGCTTCCCTTCATCGCTTCCATACACGACGCAGAGGACCTGAACGCCTGA
- a CDS encoding sugar ABC transporter permease, whose amino-acid sequence MVAPSKQKSTGPIEGLGKASGASWWQRYKLPYLYILPAFIVLAIVTFYPIGYQIYLSFTNFAIKNLRTGNASWVGLRNYERIIKNQVPLPNFDFWNILAFNIVWTISNVFFHVVIGVAVALLLNRKRILGRRVWRAIFVIPWAMPPLVVATVWKNMFDTQFGAINLLLGELGLPSDTAWLTSTTPPIPGVDLLPLSFFAVLIANVWLGWPFMMVIATGALQSIPGDLYEAARTDGASRWRQFWDITAPLLRPAMVPAIMYGTILTFNQFNIIYFITNGGPYGKTEILVTQAFKLVNPNGLYGMAAAFSIMVFFILLVITLAQNRVARGLEGWSDA is encoded by the coding sequence ATGGTCGCTCCATCGAAGCAGAAGAGCACCGGTCCCATCGAAGGGCTGGGAAAAGCAAGCGGCGCCAGTTGGTGGCAGCGTTACAAGCTCCCGTACCTCTACATCCTGCCTGCGTTCATCGTGCTGGCGATTGTCACCTTCTATCCCATCGGGTATCAGATCTATCTCTCGTTCACGAACTTTGCTATCAAGAACCTGCGCACCGGAAATGCGAGCTGGGTCGGCCTGCGCAACTACGAACGCATCATCAAGAACCAGGTTCCGCTGCCAAACTTTGACTTCTGGAACATCCTTGCATTCAACATCGTATGGACGATCAGCAACGTCTTCTTCCACGTTGTCATCGGTGTGGCGGTTGCCCTGCTGCTGAACCGGAAGCGCATCCTGGGGCGGCGGGTATGGCGCGCTATCTTCGTGATTCCATGGGCTATGCCCCCGCTCGTCGTGGCGACTGTTTGGAAAAACATGTTCGACACCCAGTTCGGGGCGATCAACTTGCTGCTGGGTGAGCTTGGGTTGCCAAGCGACACCGCCTGGCTCACGTCCACCACGCCACCGATACCGGGCGTCGATCTGCTGCCGCTTTCGTTCTTCGCGGTCCTGATCGCAAATGTCTGGCTCGGTTGGCCATTCATGATGGTGATCGCGACCGGAGCATTGCAGTCGATCCCCGGCGATCTCTATGAGGCAGCCCGCACGGACGGCGCATCGCGCTGGCGGCAGTTCTGGGATATCACCGCTCCCCTGCTCCGTCCGGCCATGGTGCCGGCCATCATGTACGGCACCATCCTGACGTTCAATCAGTTTAACATCATCTATTTCATTACTAACGGCGGCCCCTACGGCAAGACCGAGATTCTTGTCACGCAAGCGTTCAAGCTGGTCAATCCAAACGGTCTGTATGGGATGGCGGCCGCGTTCAGCATCATGGTCTTCTTCATCTTGCTGGTCATTACCCTGGCGCAAAACCGTGTCGCCCGTGGTTTGGAGGGGTGGTCCGATGCTTGA
- a CDS encoding magnesium chelatase codes for MSAIDPMTNVSESPAIATLGALKESGYTPRTVREEMRTNLIAKIRKGDTLFPGVVGYELTVIPQIENAILSGQDIIFLGERGQAKTRLARSMIQLLDEWIPVVAGSEINDDPLEPISRYAIDLVAEAGEDTPIEWLHRSRRYGEKLATPDTTIADLIGEVDPIKVAEGRYLSDELTISYGLIPRTNRGIFTLNELPDLAERIQVGLLNIMEERDVQIRGYKIRLPLDVFVVASANPEDYTNRGRIITPLKDRYGSQIRTHYPETIELEIEIMDQERSTFSTEGIEVMVPQFMKEIVAELTHLARRSPDVSQRSGVSVRMSSANYENLISNATRRALRLGERNAVPRISDLAAVQSSTIGKIELETVGEVREEQIVSKLLAGAIVATFNRHFSVRQFDQLIQGFENGLVVDASELMPSMDYVLQISHMDGMKEAVDKLGVGGNPGAAASAVEFVLEGLHLNRKLNKDSGAGPARYHR; via the coding sequence ATGAGTGCTATCGATCCCATGACGAATGTCTCCGAGTCCCCGGCAATTGCCACACTCGGCGCCCTAAAGGAGAGCGGATACACGCCGCGCACCGTGCGCGAGGAGATGCGCACCAATCTGATCGCCAAGATTCGCAAAGGCGATACCCTCTTTCCCGGTGTGGTCGGGTATGAGCTGACTGTCATTCCCCAGATCGAAAATGCGATTCTTTCCGGACAGGACATCATCTTCCTGGGCGAACGCGGTCAGGCGAAAACCCGACTGGCCCGCAGCATGATTCAGCTGCTGGACGAATGGATTCCGGTCGTGGCCGGATCCGAGATCAATGACGATCCGCTCGAACCGATCTCGCGCTACGCCATCGATCTCGTCGCAGAAGCGGGCGAGGACACCCCAATCGAATGGCTGCATCGTTCCCGGCGGTATGGCGAGAAACTGGCGACGCCCGACACGACAATTGCCGACCTGATTGGCGAGGTCGACCCCATCAAAGTGGCCGAGGGGCGATACCTCTCGGATGAGCTCACGATCTCCTATGGGCTGATTCCACGCACCAACCGCGGCATTTTCACGCTCAATGAGTTGCCCGACCTGGCCGAGCGGATCCAGGTCGGTCTGCTGAACATCATGGAAGAACGCGACGTCCAAATACGCGGCTACAAGATTCGCTTGCCGCTCGATGTGTTCGTGGTCGCCTCCGCGAACCCGGAAGACTACACCAACCGCGGCCGCATCATCACGCCGTTGAAGGACCGATACGGCTCCCAGATTCGCACACACTATCCGGAGACGATCGAGCTGGAAATCGAGATCATGGACCAGGAGCGGTCGACCTTCTCGACCGAGGGGATCGAGGTAATGGTCCCGCAGTTCATGAAAGAGATCGTTGCTGAGCTGACCCATCTGGCCCGTCGATCGCCCGACGTTTCACAACGGTCCGGCGTGTCGGTTCGCATGAGTTCCGCCAACTACGAGAACCTCATTTCGAACGCAACCCGACGCGCCCTGCGGCTTGGCGAGCGTAACGCCGTGCCGCGCATCTCCGATCTCGCAGCAGTTCAGTCATCGACGATTGGCAAGATCGAACTGGAAACGGTCGGAGAGGTGCGCGAAGAACAAATCGTGAGCAAGCTGCTCGCGGGCGCAATTGTTGCGACCTTTAACCGGCACTTTTCGGTGCGCCAATTCGACCAACTCATCCAGGGATTCGAGAACGGACTGGTCGTCGATGCCTCCGAGCTGATGCCCTCGATGGACTATGTGCTTCAGATCAGTCACATGGATGGCATGAAAGAAGCAGTCGACAAGCTCGGTGTCGGCGGCAACCCGGGCGCGGCGGCGTCGGCAGTCGAGTTTGTGCTCGAAGGGCTGCACCTCAATCGGAAACTCAACAAGGACAGCGGCGCCGGTCCAGCCCGCTACCATCGGTAA